A window of Cohnella herbarum contains these coding sequences:
- a CDS encoding response regulator transcription factor — MLNLMIVDDEPFMIKGLMNIIEKGNTPCSEVIKASDGFDALEKLENFRPDLMITDIQMPEMDGLELIRRAQERGLCKRFIILSGYDDVKYMRQAIKRRVIDYLMKPIDKTELYDILANTSLELLNSAPPKEYSSLQDHIVSDPTIDELEVSRLSKNVKKIIYYIDQHYTKDLSLDQIADHVFLHPNYISALFRKETGLTFIHYLHLYRIKKAKEMMVKDIELSFHQISERVGYESVRHFFNVFKKYSGATPGEYREQFKLQIRC; from the coding sequence ATGCTAAATCTGATGATCGTGGATGATGAACCGTTCATGATTAAAGGTCTGATGAATATTATCGAGAAGGGAAATACGCCTTGTTCGGAAGTGATCAAGGCTTCCGATGGTTTCGATGCGCTGGAGAAGCTGGAAAACTTCAGACCCGACTTGATGATTACGGATATCCAGATGCCGGAGATGGATGGTCTCGAACTCATCCGCCGAGCCCAGGAAAGAGGTCTTTGCAAACGCTTCATTATTCTGTCCGGTTATGACGATGTGAAGTATATGCGACAAGCGATTAAACGCCGAGTGATCGATTACTTGATGAAGCCGATCGACAAAACCGAGTTATACGACATCTTGGCGAATACTTCGCTTGAGCTGTTGAACTCGGCGCCACCCAAGGAATATTCGAGCTTACAAGACCATATCGTATCCGATCCGACGATTGACGAATTAGAGGTAAGCCGGCTCTCTAAGAACGTGAAAAAAATCATTTATTATATCGATCAGCACTATACGAAGGATCTTTCCCTGGATCAAATCGCCGACCATGTTTTCTTGCATCCGAACTACATCAGCGCTTTATTCCGGAAGGAAACGGGGCTTACTTTCATTCATTATTTGCATCTGTACCGGATCAAGAAAGCCAAGGAAATGATGGTCAAGGATATCGAGCTGTCGTTTCATCAAATCTCGGAGCGAGTGGGTTACGAAAGCGTGAGACATTTCTTTAATGTGTTCAAAAAATACAGCGGGGCGACGCCCGGAGAATATCGGGAACAATTCAAGCTTCAAATTCGTTGCTAA
- a CDS encoding carbohydrate ABC transporter permease — MHRRTNEDRIFDFINILVLSLIAIVTTYPFYYMVVISFNNGLDSTLGGIYFWPRSFTLDNYTEFLNDPKWMQSFFVSIARTIVGAFITIWFTCLAAYGLAYKNLKFQKLYYSFFIIGMYTAGGLIPYYVVLRGLGLLNTFWVYVIPGAINIFFLIVAVSFFKEIPAEMEESAKMDGASDLKIYYKLILPVSKPLLAAMGLFVGVGQWNSWLDSAYFVNNNSLRTLTYRMMEIINQGMSPLDAESAERAAAVTGVTTFSMQITAMVIAVLPILCVYPFLQKYFVKGIMLGSVKG; from the coding sequence ATGCATCGGAGAACAAATGAAGACCGCATTTTTGATTTTATTAATATCCTCGTATTAAGTTTGATTGCCATTGTCACGACGTATCCTTTCTACTATATGGTTGTCATTTCATTCAATAACGGATTGGATTCTACATTGGGAGGAATCTATTTTTGGCCAAGAAGCTTTACTTTAGATAACTACACCGAATTTTTGAACGACCCCAAATGGATGCAATCGTTCTTCGTTTCGATAGCGCGAACGATAGTCGGAGCTTTCATTACGATATGGTTTACTTGCTTGGCAGCTTATGGTTTGGCCTACAAAAATCTTAAATTCCAAAAATTGTACTATAGCTTTTTTATCATTGGGATGTATACTGCAGGGGGTCTTATCCCGTACTACGTCGTCCTTCGCGGTCTGGGATTGCTTAATACTTTCTGGGTGTACGTTATACCGGGTGCGATCAATATCTTTTTCCTGATCGTTGCCGTTTCTTTCTTTAAAGAAATTCCTGCCGAGATGGAAGAGTCGGCGAAAATGGATGGCGCTTCCGATCTTAAAATTTATTATAAGCTGATCCTACCGGTATCCAAGCCGTTGTTAGCTGCAATGGGACTGTTCGTGGGGGTAGGGCAATGGAATTCTTGGCTGGACTCGGCGTATTTCGTCAACAACAATAGCCTGCGGACATTAACCTATCGGATGATGGAAATCATTAACCAGGGAATGTCTCCATTGGATGCGGAAAGCGCGGAACGAGCGGCTGCCGTAACCGGGGTCACGACCTTCTCGATGCAGATTACGGCAATGGTTATCGCAGTGCTTCCTATCTTATGCGTTTATCCGTTCCTGCAAAAGTATTTCGTTAAAGGAATTATGCTGGGTTCCGTTAAAGGGTAG
- a CDS encoding transposase — MPLPKNRIIPEQKIYFKPEVTCCVQCGGKLKRSHTAWKKNISTLHGVIQAWSMAYVCANPSCSFPKTYYKSVEADSLAMKHTSYGFDVLALVGQLRFKHHMTIAEITEELTGRGVATSERNAQRLYERYLTLLRSSVTEFVKEQLKQVVDLRKGIMISMDGVQPEKGNETLYVIREVFSGTILVAKNVKSSSTEELKSLIQPVIDLGFPIIGIVTDGQQSIRLAMESLLPEVPYQYCQYHYLKDIAKPIVELDRKLKTGIKKSLRGIRAIERKLVKDNSEDSEIAKDYLAAVRSVLLEDGNPPLDLPGIRVFETSEVIQASLLSCLSKKRAISTPKRI; from the coding sequence ATGCCATTGCCTAAGAACCGAATCATTCCGGAACAAAAGATTTACTTTAAACCAGAAGTTACTTGTTGTGTTCAATGTGGTGGAAAGTTGAAACGAAGTCACACAGCTTGGAAGAAAAATATATCCACCTTACATGGTGTCATTCAAGCTTGGAGCATGGCTTATGTATGCGCAAATCCAAGCTGTTCATTTCCAAAAACCTACTACAAATCAGTGGAAGCAGATTCACTGGCTATGAAGCACACTTCATATGGTTTTGACGTGCTTGCTTTAGTTGGTCAGCTACGTTTCAAGCATCATATGACCATAGCTGAGATCACGGAAGAACTAACTGGACGGGGTGTGGCCACATCAGAGCGAAATGCCCAAAGACTTTATGAGCGTTATCTGACGCTATTGCGTTCAAGTGTAACGGAATTTGTAAAAGAACAGCTTAAGCAGGTTGTCGATCTACGTAAAGGAATTATGATCTCGATGGATGGTGTGCAGCCAGAGAAAGGTAATGAAACCCTGTATGTTATTCGAGAAGTATTCAGCGGAACGATTCTTGTCGCCAAGAACGTCAAAAGCAGTTCTACTGAAGAACTAAAAAGTCTTATTCAACCCGTTATCGATCTTGGATTTCCAATCATCGGAATCGTGACAGACGGACAACAGTCTATTCGGCTTGCCATGGAATCCCTGCTTCCTGAAGTGCCCTATCAGTACTGCCAGTATCATTACTTGAAGGATATTGCCAAGCCCATTGTAGAACTGGATCGGAAATTAAAAACCGGCATCAAGAAAAGTCTCCGAGGAATCCGAGCTATTGAACGGAAGCTGGTTAAAGACAACTCCGAGGATTCAGAAATTGCGAAGGATTATCTAGCCGCTGTGCGCTCGGTACTACTTGAAGATGGGAACCCTCCTTTAGATTTGCCAGGCATTCGAGTGTTTGAAACATCCGAAGTCATACAGGCATCGCTGCTAAGCTGCCTGAGTAAAAAAAGAGCCATCTCTACTCCAAAACGTATTTAG
- a CDS encoding alpha-L-rhamnosidase, whose protein sequence is MYVGNLYVNAQIHPLGLDSHQPTLSWSLASAGERMENQSAYRVLVSTNEHATELEQWDVWDSGIVHSRRQSGIEYEGIPLLSRNRYYWKVQIWDNQDRMMESQTSWWEMGLLHADDWSAKWICHGTDEDGMDNDLSMPLFRHEFITQKSIHRARAYICGLGQYELRINGYKVEDHVLEPGWTHYDRTCLYKAYDVTKLLTAEQHAVGIMLGNGFYHVTSSGRYAKYEKSFGRPRCIVQIEIEYIDGTVETIGSNAEWAAAKGPITFSTVYGGEDYDARLWQPGWDQPAFSALSSWQKAEETLAPLGQLKWDKSSPLKVMQTFRPLKITRIESHKYVYDLGQNFSGWVRITVQGRSNSRVKLTPAELLNDDGTVNQKWTGSPYEWHYTLCGESIESWKPRFSYSGFRYVQVEGAVPASEAAQNSDTASELPILFDLEGQMIYPDIEVSGQFECSDSLLNRTHEIINWAILSNMKSVLTDCPHREKFGWLEEVHLMGPSMIYNYSIEVLLTKIMDDIRDAQLPNGMVPTTAPEFVIFEKPWDIFRHSVPWGATYILNAWILYTKYGNRKVMNEHYPNMKKYIEFLVNHSEELIIQDGLGDWYDVGEQGPGFTQNTPIALPETAMFYHIVDVLRQIAALLGHSDDEAQFASLRSRIKIAYEDAFFDPITKQYGSGSQAAQAMSLALGLVDEEYESDVLSHLVNDITARGYHTSAGDVAYRFVLLALSRRNCNDLILKMSSQTEHPSYGYQIQHGATSLTEAWDGPTVGKSQNHFMLGHLEEWFYRDLAGIDYSHDPVTEAIHYAIKPHIEESLVFVKAKVRADLGEMSVEWKRSDDGSLKLDLTVPVNSTATAHIPSSNTLKITENGNPIDAAVGILLEGYKPGWTVLQLASGQYSFNVAGD, encoded by the coding sequence ATGTACGTCGGAAACCTGTATGTGAATGCCCAGATCCATCCATTAGGCCTTGACAGCCATCAGCCAACATTGAGTTGGAGTCTCGCCAGCGCTGGAGAAAGAATGGAAAATCAAAGCGCATATCGCGTTCTCGTCTCCACGAACGAGCATGCGACAGAGTTAGAGCAATGGGACGTATGGGATAGCGGAATCGTCCATAGCCGACGTCAATCCGGCATTGAATACGAGGGTATACCGCTGTTATCCCGTAATCGTTATTATTGGAAGGTTCAAATTTGGGATAACCAAGATCGCATGATGGAGAGCCAAACAAGCTGGTGGGAAATGGGGTTGCTCCACGCGGACGATTGGTCAGCCAAATGGATCTGCCATGGAACAGACGAAGACGGAATGGATAACGACTTGTCGATGCCTCTCTTCAGGCATGAATTTATCACGCAGAAATCAATCCATCGTGCACGAGCATACATTTGCGGATTAGGCCAATATGAACTACGCATCAATGGCTACAAGGTCGAAGATCATGTACTCGAACCTGGTTGGACCCATTATGACCGCACGTGCCTCTACAAGGCATATGACGTAACTAAGCTGTTAACGGCAGAACAACACGCTGTCGGTATCATGCTAGGCAACGGCTTCTATCATGTGACAAGCAGCGGACGTTACGCGAAGTACGAGAAGTCGTTCGGAAGACCCCGATGTATCGTACAAATCGAAATCGAATATATCGACGGCACGGTCGAGACGATCGGCAGCAACGCGGAGTGGGCTGCAGCGAAAGGTCCGATTACCTTCTCTACTGTATACGGAGGGGAAGATTACGATGCCCGGCTCTGGCAGCCCGGATGGGATCAGCCTGCTTTCTCTGCCCTGTCTTCCTGGCAGAAGGCAGAAGAAACGCTAGCCCCACTTGGTCAACTTAAATGGGACAAGTCATCACCGTTAAAGGTCATGCAAACCTTTCGACCGCTCAAGATTACGCGTATCGAATCGCACAAATACGTGTACGACCTTGGACAAAACTTCTCCGGATGGGTCAGGATTACGGTCCAAGGACGATCGAATTCACGCGTGAAGCTCACTCCTGCAGAGCTGCTGAACGACGATGGTACCGTAAACCAAAAATGGACGGGTTCTCCGTATGAGTGGCATTATACTTTGTGCGGCGAAAGCATCGAAAGCTGGAAGCCCCGCTTCTCTTATTCCGGATTTCGTTACGTTCAGGTTGAAGGCGCCGTTCCTGCAAGCGAGGCGGCGCAGAATAGCGACACGGCTAGCGAGCTTCCAATTCTATTCGACTTGGAAGGTCAAATGATCTACCCAGACATCGAAGTTAGCGGTCAATTCGAATGCTCGGACTCGTTGCTGAATCGAACTCACGAGATAATAAATTGGGCTATCCTCAGCAATATGAAGAGCGTCTTAACCGACTGTCCTCATCGCGAGAAGTTTGGTTGGCTGGAAGAGGTACATCTCATGGGTCCTTCCATGATCTACAATTACTCCATCGAAGTCCTGCTCACTAAAATTATGGACGACATACGTGACGCCCAGCTTCCGAACGGGATGGTTCCGACAACCGCTCCCGAATTCGTGATCTTCGAGAAGCCGTGGGATATTTTCCGGCATTCCGTTCCCTGGGGTGCAACTTATATTCTGAATGCTTGGATCCTGTATACCAAATACGGAAATCGAAAAGTCATGAACGAGCACTATCCAAATATGAAAAAATACATCGAATTCCTGGTGAATCATTCGGAAGAGCTTATTATTCAGGATGGACTTGGAGATTGGTATGACGTTGGCGAGCAAGGTCCGGGCTTTACCCAGAACACTCCGATTGCGCTTCCCGAAACCGCCATGTTCTATCATATCGTTGACGTACTACGGCAAATTGCAGCCCTATTGGGTCATAGTGACGATGAAGCGCAATTTGCTTCCCTCCGTTCACGAATTAAAATCGCATACGAGGATGCGTTCTTCGATCCAATAACCAAGCAATATGGATCCGGTAGCCAGGCAGCGCAAGCGATGTCGCTCGCGCTTGGTTTAGTCGATGAGGAATACGAGTCGGACGTACTGAGCCATCTGGTAAATGATATTACGGCACGCGGCTATCATACGTCCGCTGGCGATGTTGCCTATCGCTTTGTTCTGCTCGCGTTGTCACGGCGCAATTGCAATGATCTGATCCTGAAGATGTCCAGTCAAACGGAACATCCAAGCTACGGCTATCAGATTCAACATGGCGCAACCTCGTTAACGGAAGCGTGGGACGGACCAACGGTCGGCAAGTCTCAAAACCACTTTATGCTGGGTCATTTGGAAGAATGGTTCTATCGAGACTTGGCTGGCATCGATTATTCGCATGATCCCGTTACGGAAGCCATTCATTATGCGATTAAGCCCCATATCGAAGAAAGTCTTGTTTTCGTCAAGGCAAAAGTTCGAGCGGACTTAGGTGAAATGAGCGTCGAATGGAAACGTAGCGACGACGGAAGCTTAAAGCTAGACCTAACCGTACCTGTAAACAGCACCGCGACTGCCCATATCCCAAGTTCTAATACGCTGAAAATAACCGAAAATGGAAATCCCATCGACGCTGCTGTCGGAATCTTGCTCGAAGGCTATAAGCCGGGTTGGACGGTACTGCAATTAGCCTCCGGCCAATACAGCTTTAACGTTGCAGGAGATTAG
- a CDS encoding extracellular solute-binding protein, translating to MVGNKKNALVILSLVIVMLISACGGGEKKNEASPSASSGSSASSSPSESASEAPKEVVELTLLVNHPWWPFKEWKGKIPEEITKRTGVKLNIQLAVDDKQLPLLIASNELPDLVYTASDLTRMANPDISYAWNELIPQYAPDFKIDQSRIGVNTMPDGNYYTIKNGYSTEQEWKDNPKALPGGSGLAIRQDILDELGNPKLDTLEDLYQILMSVKQKYPKMMPIIFDKDQIGQFFRINFGLKRNTGFIDLNGNAVHYLKDPNYLDYYLYMNRLYRDKLLTAENFTFKDAQQDDQLSLNGQVFVHGGAMADTLNAQLLTLKKDFSFMSLPKVLSDKAGTPMGGSGWSGMYITKNNKNVEASIKFMQFMMSEEGQRLGVWGIEGEDWTWNEEGQFPVMNYDMNNAEVQKEFGYVYWGLLGSSGVTEALQRYDEKALQTPWGLALRDTLKFNPALGLVATNPDTDEQVIESQIKNMVATEELKIYMAKSEEEAKKAYEKMIAQMESMGLSKLEAWATAQYKEYQKNF from the coding sequence ATGGTGGGTAATAAAAAGAATGCGTTAGTGATCTTATCTCTTGTGATCGTCATGTTGATTTCGGCATGCGGTGGCGGCGAGAAGAAAAACGAGGCTTCTCCTTCGGCCAGCTCCGGTTCGAGCGCTTCGAGTTCTCCAAGCGAATCGGCAAGCGAAGCGCCGAAAGAAGTCGTTGAGCTTACTTTGCTAGTGAACCATCCATGGTGGCCGTTCAAGGAGTGGAAGGGTAAAATTCCTGAGGAAATTACGAAGAGAACGGGCGTTAAGCTTAATATTCAGCTCGCTGTCGACGATAAACAGCTTCCGCTTCTCATTGCTTCGAATGAATTGCCGGACCTGGTCTACACCGCATCCGATCTGACCCGAATGGCTAATCCTGATATTTCCTATGCTTGGAATGAGCTTATTCCGCAATATGCTCCTGATTTCAAGATTGATCAGAGCCGGATTGGCGTCAACACGATGCCTGACGGGAACTATTACACGATCAAGAATGGATATTCTACGGAGCAAGAATGGAAGGATAATCCGAAAGCGTTACCAGGCGGTTCAGGTCTAGCGATTAGACAAGATATTTTGGATGAGCTTGGTAATCCGAAGCTGGACACGCTTGAGGATCTGTATCAAATCCTAATGTCCGTCAAGCAGAAGTATCCGAAAATGATGCCGATTATTTTCGATAAAGATCAAATCGGTCAGTTTTTCCGCATTAACTTCGGCTTGAAAAGAAATACGGGCTTTATCGATCTGAATGGGAATGCCGTTCATTACTTGAAGGATCCTAACTATTTGGACTACTACTTGTACATGAACCGTCTCTATCGCGATAAATTACTGACTGCCGAGAATTTCACTTTCAAGGATGCTCAGCAGGACGATCAATTATCGCTTAACGGACAAGTATTCGTGCACGGTGGAGCGATGGCGGATACATTAAATGCTCAATTGTTAACGTTGAAGAAGGATTTCTCCTTTATGTCATTGCCTAAAGTATTAAGCGACAAAGCGGGCACGCCGATGGGCGGATCGGGCTGGTCAGGCATGTACATTACGAAAAACAATAAAAACGTAGAAGCTTCCATCAAATTCATGCAGTTCATGATGAGCGAAGAGGGACAGCGTCTAGGCGTGTGGGGTATTGAAGGCGAAGATTGGACTTGGAACGAAGAAGGACAATTTCCCGTGATGAATTACGATATGAATAACGCCGAAGTACAAAAGGAATTCGGTTATGTTTACTGGGGACTGCTTGGAAGCAGCGGAGTTACGGAAGCGCTTCAACGATACGACGAGAAAGCATTGCAAACGCCTTGGGGACTCGCGCTAAGGGACACGCTCAAGTTTAACCCGGCGCTTGGTCTTGTCGCAACGAATCCGGACACGGACGAGCAGGTCATCGAGAGCCAAATCAAAAATATGGTTGCAACGGAAGAATTGAAAATCTATATGGCCAAATCCGAGGAAGAGGCTAAGAAGGCATATGAAAAAATGATTGCGCAAATGGAAAGCATGGGGCTAAGCAAGCTGGAAGCTTGGGCTACGGCGCAGTACAAAGAATATCAGAAAAATTTCTAG
- a CDS encoding sensor histidine kinase, with protein MKSRGAFTFFRPLWDKFSSVRIVRKMALGYILLVIVPVISFGYYFFNQIYDEMMNEYSRGKQELVRQAAGSFDVSLEQVKSVHSLFQYNQQVLEYLNGNYLTEVDQVYNYLKDVRPAFSFAYLGNEAIKSIRLYKTDYSVLAVQGEVDNLNALPNPKILQQLNQLKVSQGLWRKQDETGSSGVPYIAYYQRLYNNSYARQLAVMEVMVDDTILSNFMNTVKASKGTEVMIVHDHEVIYRDKSDSFNAEREQAALAAFKGKNGYWKDGNLLVNVLVREDLQLTFYFFSPLDEMFLDFRKETLVTGSILLVLLIVLSVLYYLIASLLTKRILKLAKHMRRVDENNLSLYEGETASDEIGFLTHSYNSMIHRIDELLNKVQKAELMKKEADYLVMQAQIKPHFLYNTLESIRMLAEINDDQEVVDATYTFGKLLRYTLSSGENETPLVDELENIRNYLEMYKLRMLDRLSYEIQVDIDISRIYCPRFILQPLVENCIHHGISKSRGQGEIIVKITDNDPFIHIAISDNGAGITEERLSTIRGVLDNRLNRSELQTDDSGMGLYNVSERIKVYFGESSGLDIHSKMGEGTLYVVRLFRERGTSNAKSDDRG; from the coding sequence ATGAAAAGCAGGGGGGCGTTTACGTTCTTCCGTCCATTGTGGGATAAGTTCAGTAGCGTTCGTATCGTAAGAAAAATGGCTTTAGGTTACATTCTCCTTGTTATCGTTCCGGTCATTTCCTTCGGATATTATTTTTTTAATCAAATCTATGACGAAATGATGAATGAATACTCACGAGGGAAGCAAGAGCTGGTTAGACAAGCGGCAGGAAGCTTTGATGTCAGTCTTGAGCAGGTGAAGTCGGTCCATTCGCTGTTCCAATATAATCAGCAAGTTCTTGAATACTTGAATGGCAATTATTTGACGGAGGTCGATCAGGTTTATAATTATTTGAAAGACGTCCGTCCGGCATTTTCTTTTGCTTATCTTGGCAACGAGGCGATTAAGTCAATTCGCTTGTACAAAACGGATTACTCGGTATTGGCCGTACAAGGAGAAGTGGACAATTTGAATGCGCTTCCTAACCCCAAGATTCTACAGCAGCTGAACCAGCTCAAGGTAAGCCAGGGATTGTGGCGTAAACAAGATGAGACCGGAAGCTCAGGCGTTCCTTATATTGCCTATTATCAAAGGCTATATAACAACAGTTATGCCAGGCAACTGGCTGTTATGGAAGTCATGGTGGATGACACGATTTTATCCAATTTTATGAACACGGTGAAGGCATCTAAGGGAACGGAAGTCATGATCGTTCACGATCATGAGGTCATATATCGGGATAAAAGCGATAGCTTCAATGCTGAAAGAGAGCAAGCGGCTTTAGCTGCGTTCAAAGGTAAGAACGGCTACTGGAAAGATGGGAATCTACTCGTTAACGTACTTGTGCGAGAGGATCTTCAGCTAACCTTTTATTTTTTCAGTCCGTTGGACGAGATGTTTTTGGATTTTCGTAAAGAGACCTTGGTTACCGGAAGCATTCTCTTAGTCCTGCTCATCGTGCTTTCCGTTCTTTATTATTTGATCGCTTCTCTGCTGACGAAGCGAATTTTGAAGCTAGCGAAGCATATGCGACGAGTGGATGAGAACAATCTGAGTCTATACGAGGGCGAGACGGCGAGCGATGAGATCGGATTCCTGACTCATTCCTATAACTCCATGATTCATCGGATCGATGAGCTGTTAAATAAGGTTCAGAAAGCGGAATTGATGAAGAAGGAAGCCGATTATTTAGTTATGCAGGCACAGATTAAACCGCATTTTCTATACAACACATTGGAATCGATTCGCATGCTGGCAGAGATAAACGACGATCAAGAAGTCGTTGATGCGACTTACACGTTCGGCAAATTGCTGCGTTACACGTTATCTTCGGGAGAAAATGAAACGCCGCTTGTGGACGAATTGGAGAATATTCGCAATTACCTGGAAATGTACAAGCTGCGGATGCTAGATCGTCTAAGCTATGAAATCCAAGTGGATATAGATATATCCAGAATATATTGTCCGCGCTTTATCCTCCAGCCCCTCGTTGAAAATTGCATTCATCATGGAATATCCAAGAGTCGAGGCCAAGGTGAGATTATAGTGAAGATAACGGATAATGATCCGTTTATTCACATCGCCATTTCCGACAACGGCGCGGGCATAACGGAGGAGCGACTTTCTACCATCAGGGGTGTGCTCGATAATCGATTGAATCGAAGCGAACTGCAAACCGATGATTCAGGTATGGGGTTATACAACGTAAGCGAGCGAATCAAGGTTTATTTCGGAGAAAGCTCCGGATTGGATATACACAGCAAAATGGGTGAAGGCACGCTTTATGTTGTTAGGCTTTTTAGAGAAAGGGGTACTTCAAATGCTAAATCTGATGATCGTGGATGA
- a CDS encoding ABC transporter permease, which yields MWSDIKRQKYAHMFVLTGMLIVFIFQYLPMFGILMAFKQYSITSGIKGIFTSQWVGLKYFVEFFNAYNFEQMVKNTIGISLLKLVFTFPVPILLAIMLNEVRSRFFKRFVQTVSYFPHFISWIVVSGLLVIFFSTNSGIVNDALLSLGIIDEPIALLSDPDYFWGLAVGSAMWKEAGWWTIIFLAAISGLDPSQYEAAEIDGAGRMKRIWHITLPGIRGTIVVVLILAVGSLLGGGLVGSNFEQSYLLGNVMNNEKSEILQTYAFKMGLAQGRYAFATAIDLLQSLIAIVLVFGSNYISKKTTKSGLF from the coding sequence ATGTGGAGCGACATAAAGAGACAAAAGTATGCCCATATGTTCGTACTGACCGGAATGCTGATTGTATTCATCTTCCAGTACCTGCCGATGTTCGGCATTCTAATGGCCTTTAAACAGTATTCGATTACTTCCGGCATTAAAGGTATTTTTACGAGTCAGTGGGTAGGTCTTAAGTATTTCGTAGAATTTTTCAATGCATACAATTTCGAGCAAATGGTGAAAAACACGATTGGAATCAGCTTACTGAAGCTGGTATTCACCTTTCCGGTGCCAATCTTGCTGGCGATCATGCTAAACGAAGTCAGGAGTCGTTTTTTCAAGCGATTCGTGCAAACGGTCAGCTACTTTCCGCACTTTATCTCCTGGATCGTCGTATCCGGATTGCTCGTAATTTTTTTCTCGACGAACTCCGGCATTGTTAATGACGCGCTGTTATCGCTGGGCATCATTGATGAACCGATCGCTCTATTAAGCGACCCCGACTACTTCTGGGGCTTGGCCGTAGGCAGTGCGATGTGGAAGGAAGCAGGCTGGTGGACGATCATTTTTCTGGCGGCGATTAGCGGGTTGGATCCTTCGCAATATGAGGCGGCCGAAATCGACGGAGCCGGACGGATGAAAAGAATCTGGCACATCACATTGCCTGGCATTAGGGGAACGATTGTCGTCGTGCTTATATTGGCAGTCGGAAGCTTGCTTGGCGGCGGTTTAGTCGGTTCCAATTTCGAGCAATCCTATTTACTAGGAAACGTCATGAATAATGAAAAGTCCGAAATTCTACAAACCTATGCGTTCAAGATGGGGCTAGCGCAAGGAAGATATGCATTCGCAACCGCAATCGACCTGCTGCAATCCCTTATCGCGATCGTTCTAGTATTCGGCAGTAACTATATTTCTAAGAAGACGACGAAGAGCGGTTTATTTTAA